A section of the Humulus lupulus chromosome 2, drHumLupu1.1, whole genome shotgun sequence genome encodes:
- the LOC133814691 gene encoding uncharacterized protein LOC133814691, whose amino-acid sequence MTIDDNSGVVDINKPFRFEGNHFKRWKQKMLFFLTMKKVNTALTTDMSIVSEKDENDEKDKQTNALEAWVENDFLCKNFILNGLSDDLYDYYNYDKNAKEIWDALQKKYDTEEAGTKKYAVSRYLKFQMTDDKLVEAQSHELQKNTHEIISEGMSLDEQFQVAVIIDKMPPAWKDFKKFLRHKTIEIFTGKSDHLPLY is encoded by the coding sequence ATGACTATCGATGATAACTCTGGTGTTGTTGACATTAATAAACCATTTCGTTTTGAGGGTAACCATTTTAAAAGATGGAAACAGAAGATGTTATTTTTTCTTACAATGAAAAAGGTTAACACTGCTCTGACTACTGATATGTCTATTGTCTCTGAAAAAGATGAGAACGATGAAAAAGACAAACAAACTAATGCATTAGAGGCTTGGGTCGAAAATGATTTTTTATGCAAAAATTTCATTCTCAATGGTTTATCTGATGACCTGTATGATTATTATAATTATGACAAAAATGCTAAAGAAATCTGGGACGCACTACAAAAGAAGTATGATACTGAGGAGGCTGGAACCAAGAAGTACGCTGTCAGTCGCTACCTCAAATTTCAGATGACCGATGACAAGTTAGTGGAAGCCCAATCTCATGAACTTCAGAAAAACACTCATGAAATCATTTCTGAAGGTATGTCTTTAGATGAACAATTTCAAGTTGCTGTGATTATTGACAAAATGCCCCCTGCGTGGaaagattttaaaaaatttctcagGCACAAAACAATAGAAATTTTCACTGGAAAGTCTGATCACTTGCCTTTGTATTGA